The genomic stretch CAAATCGCATGTCGCTGTCTGTAACATATGTTTCACTAAATTCTCGACACAAATGAAAAGATTGAAGCACATGAAATCCGAACACGCCAATGAACCTCTAAAATGTGGattctgtttaaaatttatgagcACAAAGTTAGGTTTCCTCCGACACGCTGCTAAGTGTACAGAGAAAAGTGAAAATGTCAATGAAACATTTGTAATTGACGACGACGATGAAGACAAGAAACCCGCAGTTATACAGATAAGGAAGAATATAGCTTGTATATTCAATATGTCAACGGTGATACCATTCAAATACTTTATGAGTAGATTTAGGTGTTTTTATTGTCCACGCGATTTTACAGATTGTGAGGAATTAAGAGCTCATACCGTCATTGAACATCCCATTTGTGACGTTAATTTTAAGTGTATGAGGCTGCGTAACAGAAAAGAGGGCTGTGTCAAAGTTGACACGTCTGTTCTTTCTTGTAAAATGTGCTTTGAAAATCTACCAAATTTAGAATCTTTAATAGAACATCTAATATCTGAACATAAAGCTTTATATGATAAATCTGTTGATAACAATATTCAGCCgtataatttgattaaagataattaTCCTTGTCCAGTTTGTGGGGAATCTTATACGCATTTTAGCACGTTGTTGAAACATATGGGACAACTTCACACTGACAATAAGAACATTTGCATGCATTGCGGTAAATCGTTCCGTAATTTGCCAAATTTGCGGGTTCATATATCGAATCATCACAAAACGACCGGTAGCTACAAATGTGTCAGATGCGATCAAGAATtttctactaataaatatttacaaactcaCTTAGGTCGCGCACATAGTATTAAAGTTTACGAATGTCCAGAGTGCTCGGAAAAGTTTACGTCAAATTATTCGATGCAAAGGCATATGATTAACACTCACAGCTCTGGGCACAAATGTCTGCACTGTGGTAAATTATTCACGTCCAACTGTTTCATGATCGATCATGTGAAACGCACTCATTTGAAAGAGAAAAATGTTGAATGTCAAGTGTGCTACGAAAGATTTTTCGATACCCAACGCTTAAAGACGCATATGGTTAAACATAACGGCGAACGAAACTTCCATTGCGATGTTTGtggtaaaaagtttttatggaaAAAGAATCTTAGAGGTCATATGGCCTTACACGTTAAGAATATTAACCAAGAACTGCCAGCGTAGTCTTTTAAAAATCCAAAACTCTTCTGATTATCGAAGAATACAATTGAAACAAGAATACATTTCTTTTCAGATGTTAACGGTCCTGTCAAGAAAATTAGtgcaaataaattaagaagGTTAAATCTTCAAATTCTATTCCACAATACATCCGTAATTCCTTTCAAGTGGCGcggtaaatatttatgtttttactgCGGTGAGGATTTCAAATGTTATGACACTTTAAAGGAGCACACAAAAGATCACGGCGTGTGCTCGGATAAAGATCGAGCTTTGCGATTGGTTAAATCAGCCGATGTCGAGGTTAAAATTGACGTTTCACAAATATCATGTAAAATATGCCATGAAAACTTTACGCATTTAGAGGAAATAATATCTCATTTGGTCGACACGCATAATTTGCCTTATGATAGGAGAGTCAATTTGTCGATAGCGCCATATAGGTTGTCAGATTTAAGCTGCCTTTTGTGtgatgaaaaatttaattacctAAAGAAATTAATAGTGCACGTGAATACTGATCATCCCAGTCAAGATTTGAATTGTGTTCAATGTCAACAGAAGTTTAACAAGACAAGGGATTTAGACGCGCACATCCGCACCAAACATAGAAATCATATATGTTCCaaatgttttcttaattttcgTACGCGTTCAGAACTCTTAAGCCATAAGAGGAATGCACATACTTTTAAATGTAACGTCTGCATTAGAAGCTTTTCCTCGATCGGCAAATGTTTCAAACACATAAAAAACGAGCACGCGGGAATAGTAATGAAATGTGGATTTTGTGTGACTTCCTCGACTTCAAAACAAGGCTTTCACAGGCATGCCATTCAGTGTACGGATAACTGTAAAAAATCAGTGGAAGCTGTGACACTGGGCGTTGATAAGAAACCGTGCGTTACACAAATACGAGATAATATAGCTTGTATCTTCAACATGTCCACAGCTATTcccttcaaatattttatgagcAAATTTAGATGCTTCTATTGTCCGAAAGACTTCAATGAGTGTGATGACCTCAAGCAGCATACTGTAATCGAACATCCTCTCTGCGATACTAAGCTGAAATCTATGAAATTACGTCATAGACACGACGGTGTTATTAAAGTTGATACGTCATCACTGTCCTGCAAAATTTGCTTTGAAAATATACAAGATTTAGAGGCTCTGATAAAACATCTACACAATGagcacaaaatatatttcgataaaTCGTTGTCCATAAACTTACAATCGTATAAACTAATAAAGGATAATTTTCCTTGTCCATTTTGCGGGGATGTTTTTAGATATTTTCGGACGTTGTTAAATCATGTTGTAAAAATGCATTCggataataaaaacatatgcaTGCACTGCGGGATGGCCTTTCGAAATGCTCCAAATTTACGAACTCATATTGCACGTCACCATAAGGCCGCTAATTACAAATGCTCTAAATGTGACTTAAGCTTCTTTTCGAATTACTATTTGCAAACTCATTTAGGTCGAGTTCACGGCACGAAAGTCGTGGAATGTGTTCAGTGTCATGAGAAATTTACATCCGTGTATGAAATGCAGAGGCATAAGATAGACTTGCATGGTACCGGCCACGAGTGTTCCTACTGTCATAAGTTGTTCACAGGAAAGTCTTCCGTCGTAGACCACATCAGACGAACTCATTTGAAAGAGAAGAATGTGGCGTGCACGGTTTGTCTCGAGAAATTTTTCGATAGACAAAGTTTGAAAGTGCACATGGTGAAACACTACGGGGAGAGGAACTTTCATTGCGATATCTGTGGGAAGAAGTTTCTCTGGAAGAAAAATCTTAGAGAGCACATGACTTCACACAATAAAAGCTCAACCAGTAGCTGAATTACTGAAATATATACTTGTCAGAACAAATAAGAGTGAAGGTGTTCGGGCGTCTGATTACAAAGAAAGTTTTTTTgaactataaatatacaaattaaaatcagTAATGCCGTTTCTTTAAGTGTGACTAATATGAACCTTAACAACTCGCTGAGCTAACAACGCATTTTAGAAAATAGCATgtcgatattacaagttactcattataaatttatatgttaccCACACAATCATTAGGAAGAATATTTCCGCTGCATTTATAACGATTATTCAATaagaatgtaattttatataagcaaTTTAACTAAAggagttaattatataattcctATATTTACTTAtgcataaatatctttaaatatttatcggcTCCGATATGTTGTAATTATGTATGCTAGTGTAAGTCGTAGAACGTAACACTCATTCCGTGGTTTAAATGGTGGACAAATGAATACATAGAACATTATTTGGGTTGAacacaaaaaagtttttttctgGAATAGttgagaaaatataaaatgtttatggaTCTGGGAGCCTATACTTCACACTAAAAGGCAACGGATAATTAGGAAGAGAGAAGTGtcgaatatacataattttaattaataaaacacaataaagaGAGGACAATGTCAGCGTGAGATTTATGGCAAAAAAATTGATGGGAAGTCATCGCTAGAAATGTATATTGTCAAGGTTTTAAAAATCAACAGCTTGaggaaaaagaaatgttttcaaAGAATTAAACTCcaaatttttgtaaaattttgaaaagaagAATTGAAAGATAAAAGTTCTCCAgcagttattatttttacatggaATGTTTTATGTTGTGgaggttattttaaattaaattcactgATTCGAATGCCCGTAtatttgcatataataaaacGCAATACAACCCAAAACACGAGTTAAGCTTACAAGAGAGTCATATGTCATAAAATGTTGAAGATTCTCAGCAAGATACATTTCTTTACAGATGAAGGGCCGTACGACCACTGTACCTCTGAGCGGAGAAGGAAAAACTTGCAAATACTGTTCAACAATACATCAATAATTCCTTTCAAATGGCGGGGCAGGTATCTCTGTTTTTATTGCGGCCAGAACTTCACGGAATATGCGCCATTCAGAAAGCATACGAAGTCTCATGGCCTGTGCAGTACGAGTGATTACgcccttaaaattattaaaggaaatcatgtagaaataaaaattgacataTCTGAAATGGTTTGTGAAATATGTTATGAGCCATTGACAAGCTTTAGCGAAATAATAGATCATTTGATAGGGAAACACGAATTGGAATACGATAGAACTATTTTTACGCCGTACCAGGAATACAGACTAGTTGATTGTCGATGTCAGTTATGTGGCCAAGAATTCGCGTACTTTGGATACCTCATTAGTCATACAAATATTGCTCATCCTCAGAACAGTTTCATATGTGATAATTGTGGTGAAAGCTTTAATAAGAAGAGAGATTTAGCTATGCATATAAGGCATTATCATAGAGACGGTGGTTATCCGTGTGATGAGTGTACGGAAATTTTCGAATCTCATCTCCTTTTACGAAGGCACAggaataattttcattttaggAGATGCAAGAGTTGTGATTTGCGTTTTCCGTCGTACACGCTTTTACAGAAGCATATTAAGTGTGACCATTCCGATGACGGTGCTTACAAAAATTGTCCACATTGTTCCAAACAATGCCAAACTTCTCAAGGCTTAAACCAGCATATTCGAAAATGTAAACGAAAAAAAGGACTAAAAATCTCGTCACCCGTTTTTCCGGATGATAATTTGTTACAGCCGAATAAGAAACAAAACGTTCAacaaattagaaaaaatattcaatgcgTGCTTAACATGTCAACTGCCGTACCCTTTAAATTCTTCGCTAAATATTCTTGTTTCTATTGTTCCAAATATTTCGTTGAATTTGATGAACTTAAAGAGCACGTAGTCGCTGAACATCCAATTTgtgatttaaaagaaaaatgcaTGAAAAATTGTAAGGGTGAAAGGATAACTGTCAAAATTGATATATCGTCACTATCTTGTCGAGTTTGCTTTCAACCCATGGATAGTGTAGATACACTTATCGACCACCTCATAACTAAACACACGGCAGACTACGATAAATCAATGACGGGATGTTTCGAAccatttaagataataaaagaCAACATACCTTGCCCGATATGTTCAAATGTATTCAGATATTTCGGTACACTTTTACGTCACATCAACTCCGAACACagtaataacaacaaaatatgcGATTTCTGTGGGCGCAGTTTTAAAAACGTTGCTAATTTAAAAGTTCATATAACATACGCGCATACTGGTTCCTGTGAGTGTGAAATTTGCGGTGCGAAATACAAGAATCAGTGGTGTTTGGGGCGCCATAGGGCAAAATCTCATAATGCTAAAGATTTCCAATGCACAAAATGCCCTGAAAGATTTCAGTCTCAGTACCATAAGCAGAAACATTTGATAAAAGTGCACGATATTGGTCACAAATGTACTTATTGTGGTAAAATGTTCACAAGAAACTCGTTTATGAAGGATCACATACGTAGAACTCATTTGAAGGAGAAGAACGTGCCGTGTACGGTTTGCAACGAGAAATTCttcgataattatttattgaggaTGCACATGGTAAAGCATAAAGGCGAAAGGAAGTTTAGCTGTGAGGTTTGCGGTAAAGCGTTCCTAAGACGAAGCAATTTGAGTTCCCATAAAGAAATGCACAAAAAATATGGACACGTCTAAAATTGTGTTATACCAAATTGTACAGTGATCAATTACGTTTactattatttaacttattccGACCGAATAttttcctattattttttttaattaattatagatcTGTTCGTTATTAACTCATTTTTGTCATTCAATTTGCCCAACACAGAATGCTCCTGAAAGTCAAAAGGCaacatataagaaatttattataaatggcagctttaaattttatatattttaatgatcctTCGCCCCCAATAGTTCGTTTGAAGattgcaatattatatatagtgatACTGACGAAGGCAATTGCCAATTGTTGctgaatcaaaataattaacacatacttaattcaagtaggcgtTTACAAGCCATGATGAGCAATCAAAAATTATGACAACAGAACGATGCAACCaattattttacacatttaaaataaaattcgaatgaATTGTAAGCGCTATAATTCAACATCGTAcgaaaattatacataatttgaaattatatatctaaattgaataaagagaatattaatagtgaaaattattgaatacatattcatttaaagacttcaaatacttttttaatgaataatgatGCGGTAAACGGTCTATCACTTGTAAATCAGATGCTCAAATTGTCTTTCTATTTCAAGGAACCATTATACAAGCGCATCTGTAATAAATCGTAAGCTTTTATTAGACTATACTGTTCGTAACCAAAACGAAACTTTAATTGGATAATGTAACCGGGATTGAAGGCGTTCAGAATTGTGTATTACTGCGAGTAGCTGCTACCAATGCCTTTTAAGATTTGACCTGTCGTGAGATAACATTAAGGAGCTAATGTCTTTGTTTTAAACTGTCAATATATGTTACTCAGTGAAgcgtttaatttaaacaatggaGACGAATTATCATGTattgaatatgtaaaaattctaaaataatcttaagatttatttgaaaatagtttaTCCTTTAcgagaattattattttttcgtaaaaatcgTATTATCATTGTGTTATAAGTGTACTCAATTGTATCGATTGTAATCCCtatgttattgttaaaaaatagtaaatatacttttaataacagCTTCGGACtttttttaatcgttttatGTAGTCtatgtattcaatttattatctcGATTTGATCCCTTTATAGATTATTATGTATCGATTTCGGTATTTCGATTGAAGCTTCCTTAAAACACGCACATCGCAATAACTACACCTTATAACCAGTATGTGAGTCGTTTATAAAaggtattcaaatattttcaaaataaccgTGCCCTTGTGATTATATCGAGTGTGATGTAAAACGATTTACGAGGAGGTAATCAAGATACATCTTTGTGTATGTCTGGcaggagaaataaaaaaagcccAAGAGAAAGAGATTGTCACTGAACGCCCTAAAGCAACTCGTTTATTTCCAGGTGCGAAAATGTGTACAGTGGAGGACAGATATAAGAAAACTGAAATGGTGCGTAAGCTTTTATTAAAAAGACGTAACGTTGAATACGTTTTGCAATACAGCAACGTCACGCCCTTCATGTGGTACAAGGGGAAGTACAGGTGCTTCTATTGTGCCGAACCGATGAAGGATCCCGTTCTGTTAAGAGAGCATACAGCAAGAGTTCATCAGTTCGCAAATCTGGAACTTGTTGTGTACGATAGGACGAAGAATAATAGAAATAGGGATGCTGCTGTCAAAATTGACGTGACTGATATCACGTGTAAGCTATGTCCGAAATCAGTGAATAGCTTGGAAGAGTTGATACATCATTTGATCATAGCTCATGATGCAGAGTATGACGTCAGTGTACCTAACTGTCTTCTACCATTCAAACTTGACAAAGATCAACCGACGTGTCCTATTTGtaatatgaaatttgttttcTTCGAATATCTACTCCGTCATGCGAATAAGCACCATTTGGCTCATGATTATATATGTGATGTGTGCGGTACAAGTTTTCAGGGAGAGAATCATTTGAAAATGCATAACAGGTATTACCATAGAGAAGGTGGATACACGTGTGATCACTGCGGTATTAGATTATCGACTTTGTCCAAGAAAACTCTCCATGAAAAGAATGTGCATATGGTTAATTTATCGACATGCCCGCATTGCCCAGAAACGTTCAAAAGTCCATACTTCAAGAAACTGCATCTGGCAAACGTGCACGGCGTCGAGGAATTGAAAATCAAGTGTCCGTACTGCCCGAAAATTTTCCCCCAAGAGAGCATAATGTCCCGTCACATGAGACGGGTCCATCTGAGGGAGAAGAACGTCGAATGTCAGATTTGTGGGGACAAATTCTTCGGGCCGTACGATGTGAAATTGCACATGTTGAAACATAATGGTGATAAGAAATTTGTGTGTTCGGTTTGCGGGAAGAAGTTTTCGAAGAAGAGCAATTTGAACTCGCATTATGTAATACACTCTGGTCAGAAGAAGTTCACGTGCACTGTTTGTAATAAAGAGTTCGCCCATCGTCCTAACCTAAAAATTCATTTTCGTACGCGCCATCCTCAGTACATTTTAGAGGAAGGGCTGAGTGTAACCGACGAAGTGGATGAAAATGATTTGGTCCAGTTGGAATTCGAAAAGGAAATAGGCGTCGAAGAGACCTTAAATTCTTGTAGTTAACTAAAAGTAACtaatgtttctttaaaaaaattgtaaatatttaattttatacatttttttttcgtataaataaactgatttttaaatattattttcatttctttaatttttaatcacatTTGCTAAACGTCAAACGTCCgtagaaaaaaaaagtcaaaattaaataatatctttccAGGAATAAGAATCGAGAAATATTATCAAGAGACTTACTCAGAACGGCTTAACATTCTACGAAAGAATATTCTGTTGATTCTGCAATATGGGAACGTGGTACCGTTTCATTGGAATACACGTGGTTTCAGGTGCTTTTACTGTGGAAGACAAATGAAAGACTGTGAAACACTGAAGGAGCATACTCTTTTAAGTCACAAATCAGTAGACTTGCATACTTTTATACCCCAAAGGATAATTACCAAAGATGTTCCAGTAAAAATAGATATTACGAATATGACGTGTAAATCCTGTAATACATCTCTAATTACCGTTGAAGATCTTATCGCACATATCGTTACTGTTCATGAAGGAGAATATGATAATTCAGTCGGTGTTTGCGTGTTccctttcattttaaataaagatgtcCTTCAATGCGTTCTTTGCGATGACAAATATGACAATTTCACGTCAATGCTCGgtcatatgtataaaaaacacaTCGCCCACACATATATTTGTCAAATATGCGGTATCAGCTTTATAGATCAAGTGCGTTTGAAACGACATATAAGTAACAGTCACGAAGGGCACCGCTGTAAAATATGCGGTAAAGTTTTCGACGCGTCCCACAAAGTCGATAAACATAAGCAGAGAATTCACGGTATACAAAGGACGGTCGAGTGTAATCTGTGCAGTGAAAACTTTGACAATCAATATCAACTCAAAGTCCATATGGGTAAGGTCCATAATGTTGAGAAGTATCGCATAAAGTGTGAACATTGCCCAAAGATTTGTACAACAAAAGGCGCTATGTTGCTGCATGTTCAATCACGGCATTCGGATGCCCGTTTCGAATGCGATCTCTGCGATTATAGGACCGGTATCAAGTGGATGATAAAGTTGCATAGGCGTAAACATTTCGGAGAGAAGAACTATATATGCAGCATTTGTGATAGACGTT from Vanessa cardui chromosome 28, ilVanCard2.1, whole genome shotgun sequence encodes the following:
- the LOC124541453 gene encoding zinc finger protein 569-like isoform X2 — encoded protein: MEFDEIVVKESPGLCRCCLSEGCYKDLGTEYTWMDETEVYADMLFECFDISISQHMEGPNGPNRLICEVCITRLRDACNFKKQVLHSEKKFVDMVGRGDFKSKVIVYQEQMKSEMVMEPQPAHDADVEYLDEDIDYDDGNKDDSNEPTVSEDITVDALPIKGKRGRPKKTTVKPEKKKSKLEEKTKPKIVKGVDGPAQTLSPNTLRRRNLLILFNNTSIIPFKCRGKCRCFYCGEELPMYDDLRKHTKAHGPCSERDRAIKLVKTDDAEVKIDVSDISCELCNESFGNLDEIISHLITDHMFPYERDVKLIIMSYRLIDKQCLLCDERFKQVRELVIHVNNEHPVQCFDCDVCQQKFFRKQYLDAHMRVKHSNIYKCLKCPQTFSSHLALQEHKIKSHVAVCNICFTKFSTQMKRLKHMKSEHANEPLKCGFCLKFMSTKLGFLRHAAKCTEKSENVNETFVIDDDDEDKKPAVIQIRKNIACIFNMSTVIPFKYFMSRFRCFYCPRDFTDCEELRAHTVIEHPICDVNFKCMRLRNRKEGCVKVDTSVLSCKMCFENLPNLESLIEHLISEHKALYDKSVDNNIQPYNLIKDNYPCPVCGESYTHFSTLLKHMGQLHTDNKNICMHCGKSFRNLPNLRVHISNHHKTTGSYKCVRCDQEFSTNKYLQTHLGRAHSIKVYECPECSEKFTSNYSMQRHMINTHSSGHKCLHCGKLFTSNCFMIDHVKRTHLKEKNVECQVCYERFFDTQRLKTHMVKHNGERNFHCDVCGKKFLWKKNLRGHMALHVKNINQELPA
- the LOC124541453 gene encoding zinc finger protein 585B-like isoform X4, translated to MEFDEIVVKESPGLCRCCLSEGCYKDLGTEYTWMDETEVYADMLFECFDISISQHMEGPNGPNRLICEVCITRLRDACNFKKQVLHSEKKFVDMVGRGDFKSKVIVYQEQMKSEMVMEPQPAHDADVEYLDEDIDYDDGNKDDSNEPTVSEDITVDALPIKGKRGRPKKTTVKPEKKKSKLEEKTKPKIVKDVNGPVKKISANKLRRLNLQILFHNTSVIPFKWRGKYLCFYCGEDFKCYDTLKEHTKDHGVCSDKDRALRLVKSADVEVKIDVSQISCKICHENFTHLEEIISHLVDTHNLPYDRRVNLSIAPYRLSDLSCLLCDEKFNYLKKLIVHVNTDHPSQDLNCVQCQQKFNKTRDLDAHIRTKHRNHICSKCFLNFRTRSELLSHKRNAHTFKCNVCIRSFSSIGKCFKHIKNEHAGIVMKCGFCVTSSTSKQGFHRHAIQCTDNCKKSVEAVTLGVDKKPCVTQIRDNIACIFNMSTAIPFKYFMSKFRCFYCPKDFNECDDLKQHTVIEHPLCDTKLKSMKLRHRHDGVIKVDTSSLSCKICFENIQDLEALIKHLHNEHKIYFDKSLSINLQSYKLIKDNFPCPFCGDVFRYFRTLLNHVVKMHSDNKNICMHCGMAFRNAPNLRTHIARHHKAANYKCSKCDLSFFSNYYLQTHLGRVHGTKVVECVQCHEKFTSVYEMQRHKIDLHGTGHECSYCHKLFTGKSSVVDHIRRTHLKEKNVACTVCLEKFFDRQSLKVHMVKHYGERNFHCDICGKKFLWKKNLREHMTSHNKSSTSS
- the LOC124541453 gene encoding zinc finger protein 62 homolog isoform X3 is translated as MEFDEIVVKESPGLCRCCLSEGCYKDLGTEYTWMDETEVYADMLFECFDISISQHMEGPNGPNRLICEVCITRLRDACNFKKQVLHSEKKFVDMVGRGDFKSKVIVYQEQMKSEMVMEPQPAHDADVEYLDEDIDYDDGNKDDSNEPTVSEDITVDALPIKGKRGRPKKTTVKPEKKKSKLEEKTKPKIVKDEGPYDHCTSERRRKNLQILFNNTSIIPFKWRGRYLCFYCGQNFTEYAPFRKHTKSHGLCSTSDYALKIIKGNHVEIKIDISEMVCEICYEPLTSFSEIIDHLIGKHELEYDRTIFTPYQEYRLVDCRCQLCGQEFAYFGYLISHTNIAHPQNSFICDNCGESFNKKRDLAMHIRHYHRDGGYPCDECTEIFESHLLLRRHRNNFHFRRCKSCDLRFPSYTLLQKHIKCDHSDDGAYKNCPHCSKQCQTSQGLNQHIRKCKRKKGLKISSPVFPDDNLLQPNKKQNVQQIRKNIQCVLNMSTAVPFKFFAKYSCFYCSKYFVEFDELKEHVVAEHPICDLKEKCMKNCKGERITVKIDISSLSCRVCFQPMDSVDTLIDHLITKHTADYDKSMTGCFEPFKIIKDNIPCPICSNVFRYFGTLLRHINSEHSNNNKICDFCGRSFKNVANLKVHITYAHTGSCECEICGAKYKNQWCLGRHRAKSHNAKDFQCTKCPERFQSQYHKQKHLIKVHDIGHKCTYCGKMFTRNSFMKDHIRRTHLKEKNVPCTVCNEKFFDNYLLRMHMVKHKGERKFSCEVCGKAFLRRSNLSSHKEMHKKYGHV
- the LOC124541453 gene encoding zinc finger protein 26-like isoform X6; this translates as MEFDEIVVKESPGLCRCCLSEGCYKDLGTEYTWMDETEVYADMLFECFDISISQHMEGPNGPNRLICEVCITRLRDACNFKKQVLHSEKKFVDMVGRGDFKSKVIVYQEQMKSEMVMEPQPAHDADVEYLDEDIDYDDGNKDDSNEPTVSEDITVDALPIKGKRGRPKKTTVKPEKKKSKLEEKTKPKIVKGAKMCTVEDRYKKTEMVRKLLLKRRNVEYVLQYSNVTPFMWYKGKYRCFYCAEPMKDPVLLREHTARVHQFANLELVVYDRTKNNRNRDAAVKIDVTDITCKLCPKSVNSLEELIHHLIIAHDAEYDVSVPNCLLPFKLDKDQPTCPICNMKFVFFEYLLRHANKHHLAHDYICDVCGTSFQGENHLKMHNRYYHREGGYTCDHCGIRLSTLSKKTLHEKNVHMVNLSTCPHCPETFKSPYFKKLHLANVHGVEELKIKCPYCPKIFPQESIMSRHMRRVHLREKNVECQICGDKFFGPYDVKLHMLKHNGDKKFVCSVCGKKFSKKSNLNSHYVIHSGQKKFTCTVCNKEFAHRPNLKIHFRTRHPQYILEEGLSVTDEVDENDLVQLEFEKEIGVEETLNSCS
- the LOC124541453 gene encoding zinc finger protein 26-like isoform X10, whose protein sequence is MEFDEIVVKESPGLCRCCLSEGCYKDLGTEYTWMDETEVYADMLFECFDISISQHMEGPNGPNRLICEVCITRLRDACNFKKQVLHSEKKFVDMVGRGDFKSKVIVYQEQMKSEMVMEPQPAHDADVEYLDEDIDYDDGNKDDSNEPTVSEDITVDALPIKGKRGRPKKTTVKPEKKKSKLEEKTKPKIVKGIRIEKYYQETYSERLNILRKNILLILQYGNVVPFHWNTRGFRCFYCGRQMKDCETLKEHTLLSHKSVDLHTFIPQRIITKDVPVKIDITNMTCKSCNTSLITVEDLIAHIVTVHEGEYDNSVGVCVFPFILNKDVLQCVLCDDKYDNFTSMLGHMYKKHIAHTYICQICGISFIDQVRLKRHISNSHEGHRCKICGKVFDASHKVDKHKQRIHGIQRTVECNLCSENFDNQYQLKVHMGKVHNVEKYRIKCEHCPKICTTKGAMLLHVQSRHSDARFECDLCDYRTGIKWMIKLHRRKHFGEKNYICSICDRRFGRSSNLRAHMKVHTGNFGRVCRWCRLGFTDSETLDTHEKELHYFNQYN